The Camelina sativa cultivar DH55 chromosome 14, Cs, whole genome shotgun sequence genome includes a window with the following:
- the LOC104741247 gene encoding lysine histidine transporter-like 6 isoform X2 translates to MVSTSPVSPSKKSGEKWTGGDPTRPAKWWYSTFHTVTAMIGAGVLSLPYAMAYLGWGPGTLVLAMTWGLTLNTMWQMVQLHECVPGTRFDRYIDLGRYAFGPKLGPWIVLPQQLIVQVGCNIVYMVTGGKCLKQFVDITCSTCTPVRQSYWILGFGGVHFILSQLPNFNSVAGVSLAAAVMSLCYSTIAWGGSIAHGRMPDVSYDYKATNPSDFTFRVFNALGQISFAFAGHAVALEIQATMPSTPERPSKVPMWQGVVGAYLVNAICYFPVALICYWAFGQDVDDNVLMNLQRPAWLIATANLMVVVHVIGSYQVFAMPVFDLLERMMVNKFGFKHGVVLRFFTRTTYVAFTLFVGVSFPFFGDLLGFFGGFGFAPTSFFLPSIMWLIIKKPKRFSMTWFINWISIFVGVFIMLASTIGGLRNIIADSSTYSFYA, encoded by the exons aTGGTCTCTACTTCTCCGGTTTCTCCTTCTAAG AAGTCCGGCGAGAAATGGACGGGGGGAGATCCAACACGGCCAGCCAAGTGGTGGTACTCCACCTTCCACACTGTCACCGCCATGATCGGCGCGGGAGTCCTTAGCCTCCCTTATGCTATGGCTTACCTTGGATG GGGACCAGGGACGTTGGTGTTGGCAATGACATGGGGACTGACCTTAAACACGATGTGGCAAATGGTGCAGCTCCATGAGTGCGTACCAGGAACCCGGTTTGACCGGTATATCGATCTAGGCCGATACGCTTTTGGTCCCAAACTCGGCCCCTGGATCGTGCTTCCGCAGCAGCTCATCGTCCAGGTCGGCTGCAACATCGTGTACATGGTTACAGGAGGCAAGTGCTTGAAGCAGTTTGTGGATATCACGTGCTCCACCTGCACTCCGGTACGACAGTCGTACTGGATCCTCGGCTTCGGTGGAGTCCACTTCATCCTCTCCCAGCTTCCTAACTTCAACTCTGTCGCCGGAGTTTCCTTGGCTGCCGCCGTCATGTCCCTCTG CTACTCGACAATAGCGTGGGGAGGAAGTATCGCACATGGAAGAATGCCAGACGTGAGCTACGATTACAAGGCCACGAATCCGAGTGACTTCACGTTCCGAGTCTTTAACGCCTTGGGTCAGATCTCCTTTGCTTTCGCCGGCCACGCTGTGGCTCTAGAGATTCAAGCCACGATGCCTTCCACTCCCGAGAGACCATCAAAAGTGCCCATGTGGCAAGGCGTGGTGGGAGCTTACTTGGTCAACGCCATTTGCTATTTTCCGGTGGCTCTAATCTGCTATTGGGCCTTTGGTCAAGACGTAGACGACAATGTGCTGATGAATTTACAGAGACCAGCCTGGCTCATTGCTACTGCTAACCTCATGGTTGTTGTTCACGTTATTGGTAGCTACCAAGTGTTTGCTATGCCTGTTTTTGATCTTTTGGAGAGGATGATGGTtaacaaatttggttttaagCATGGAGTTGTTCTGAGGTTTTTCACTCGGACTACTTATGTTG CATTTACATTGTTTGTTGGAGTGAGCTTCCCATTCTTTGGAGACCTTCTAGGGTTCTTTGGAGGATTTGGTTTTGCACCTACTTCCTTCTTC CTCCCTAGTATAATGTGGCTTAtcatcaagaaaccaaagagaTTCAGCATGACCTGGTTCATCAATTGG ATCTCCATTTTCGTAGGAGTGTTCATAATGCTGGCGTCAACAATTGGAGGACTGAGGAACATCATCGCAGATTCTTCTACTTATAGTTTCTATGCTTAA
- the LOC104741247 gene encoding lysine histidine transporter-like 6 isoform X1 yields the protein MVSTSPVSPSKETDQKSGEKWTGGDPTRPAKWWYSTFHTVTAMIGAGVLSLPYAMAYLGWGPGTLVLAMTWGLTLNTMWQMVQLHECVPGTRFDRYIDLGRYAFGPKLGPWIVLPQQLIVQVGCNIVYMVTGGKCLKQFVDITCSTCTPVRQSYWILGFGGVHFILSQLPNFNSVAGVSLAAAVMSLCYSTIAWGGSIAHGRMPDVSYDYKATNPSDFTFRVFNALGQISFAFAGHAVALEIQATMPSTPERPSKVPMWQGVVGAYLVNAICYFPVALICYWAFGQDVDDNVLMNLQRPAWLIATANLMVVVHVIGSYQVFAMPVFDLLERMMVNKFGFKHGVVLRFFTRTTYVAFTLFVGVSFPFFGDLLGFFGGFGFAPTSFFLPSIMWLIIKKPKRFSMTWFINWISIFVGVFIMLASTIGGLRNIIADSSTYSFYA from the exons aTGGTCTCTACTTCTCCGGTTTCTCCTTCTAAG GAAACTGACCAGAAGTCCGGCGAGAAATGGACGGGGGGAGATCCAACACGGCCAGCCAAGTGGTGGTACTCCACCTTCCACACTGTCACCGCCATGATCGGCGCGGGAGTCCTTAGCCTCCCTTATGCTATGGCTTACCTTGGATG GGGACCAGGGACGTTGGTGTTGGCAATGACATGGGGACTGACCTTAAACACGATGTGGCAAATGGTGCAGCTCCATGAGTGCGTACCAGGAACCCGGTTTGACCGGTATATCGATCTAGGCCGATACGCTTTTGGTCCCAAACTCGGCCCCTGGATCGTGCTTCCGCAGCAGCTCATCGTCCAGGTCGGCTGCAACATCGTGTACATGGTTACAGGAGGCAAGTGCTTGAAGCAGTTTGTGGATATCACGTGCTCCACCTGCACTCCGGTACGACAGTCGTACTGGATCCTCGGCTTCGGTGGAGTCCACTTCATCCTCTCCCAGCTTCCTAACTTCAACTCTGTCGCCGGAGTTTCCTTGGCTGCCGCCGTCATGTCCCTCTG CTACTCGACAATAGCGTGGGGAGGAAGTATCGCACATGGAAGAATGCCAGACGTGAGCTACGATTACAAGGCCACGAATCCGAGTGACTTCACGTTCCGAGTCTTTAACGCCTTGGGTCAGATCTCCTTTGCTTTCGCCGGCCACGCTGTGGCTCTAGAGATTCAAGCCACGATGCCTTCCACTCCCGAGAGACCATCAAAAGTGCCCATGTGGCAAGGCGTGGTGGGAGCTTACTTGGTCAACGCCATTTGCTATTTTCCGGTGGCTCTAATCTGCTATTGGGCCTTTGGTCAAGACGTAGACGACAATGTGCTGATGAATTTACAGAGACCAGCCTGGCTCATTGCTACTGCTAACCTCATGGTTGTTGTTCACGTTATTGGTAGCTACCAAGTGTTTGCTATGCCTGTTTTTGATCTTTTGGAGAGGATGATGGTtaacaaatttggttttaagCATGGAGTTGTTCTGAGGTTTTTCACTCGGACTACTTATGTTG CATTTACATTGTTTGTTGGAGTGAGCTTCCCATTCTTTGGAGACCTTCTAGGGTTCTTTGGAGGATTTGGTTTTGCACCTACTTCCTTCTTC CTCCCTAGTATAATGTGGCTTAtcatcaagaaaccaaagagaTTCAGCATGACCTGGTTCATCAATTGG ATCTCCATTTTCGTAGGAGTGTTCATAATGCTGGCGTCAACAATTGGAGGACTGAGGAACATCATCGCAGATTCTTCTACTTATAGTTTCTATGCTTAA